A single genomic interval of Mesoplodon densirostris isolate mMesDen1 chromosome 8, mMesDen1 primary haplotype, whole genome shotgun sequence harbors:
- the BIN1 gene encoding myc box-dependent-interacting protein 1 isoform X5 — translation MAEMGSKGVTAGKIASNVQKKLTRAQEKVLQKLGKADETKDEQFEQCVQNFNKQLTEGTRLQKDLRTYLASVKAMHEASKKLNECLQEVYEPDWPGRDEANKIAENNDLLWVDYHQKLVDQALLTMDTYLGQFPDIKSRIAKRGRKLVDYDSARHHYESLQTAKKKDEAKIAKAEEELIKAQKVFEEMNVDLQEELPSLWNSRVGFYVNTFQSIAGLEENFHKEMSKLNQNLNDVLVSLEKQHGSNTFTIKAQPSDNAPAKGNKSPSPPPDGSPAATPEIRVNHEPEPAAAAAPGAALPKSPSQLRKGPPVPPPPKHTPCTEVKQQQTLSLFEDTFVPEISVTTPSQFEAPGPFSEQASLLDLDFDPLPPVASPVKAPTPSGQSIPWDLWEPTESPAGSLPSREPSAAEGTFAVAWPSQTAEPGPAQPAEASEVTCGTHPAAGAQEPGETASEAASSSLPAVVVETFSATVNVTVEASSGAGRLDLPPGFMFKVQAQHDYTATDTDELQLKAGDVVLVIPFQNPEEQDEGWLMGVKESDWNLYKELEKCRGVFPENFTARVQ, via the exons ACCGAGGGCACCCGGCTGCAGAAGGATCTCCGGACCTACCTGGCCTCGGTCAAAG CCATGCACGAGGCCTCCAAGAAGCTGAACGAGTGTCTGCAGGAGGTGTACGAGCCTGACTGGCCTGGCAGGGACGAAGCGAACAAGATCGCTGAG AATAATGACCTGCTCTGGGTGGATTACCACCAGAAGCTGGTGGACCAGGCGCTGCTGACCATGGACACGTACCTGGGCCAGTTCCCTGACATCAAG TCACGCATCGCCAAGCGCGGGCGGAAGCTGGTGGACTACGACAGTGCCCGGCACCATTACGAGTCCCTTCAAACCGCCAAGAAGAAGGATGAAGCCAAAATTGCCAAG GCCGAGGAGGAGCTCATCAAAGCCCAGAAGGTGTTTGAGGAGATGAATGTGGATCTGCAGGAGGAGCTGCCGTCCCTGTGGAACAG CCGTGTGGGTTTCTATGTCAACACATTTCAGAGCATCGCAGGCCTGGAGGAGAACTTCCACAAGGAGATGAGTAAG CTCAACCAGAACCTCAACGATGTGCTGGTCAGCCTGGAGAAGCAGCACGGGAGCAACACCTTCACGATCAAGGCCCAGCCCAG TGACAACGCCCCTGCGAAAGGGAACAAGAGCCCCTCTCCTCCGCCTGATGGCTCCCCTGCCGCCACCCCCGAGATAAGAGTCAACCACGAACCAGAGCCGGCTGCTGCGGCCGCCCCCGGGGCTGCCCTCCCCAAATCCCCGTCTCAG CTCCGGAAAGGCCCACCGGTCCCTCCGCCTCCCAAACACACCCCGTGCACGGAGGTCAAGCAGCAGCAGACCCTCAGCCTGTTTGAGGACACGTTTGTCCCTGAGATCAGCGTGACCACCCCCTCCCAG TTTGAGGCCCCGGGGCCTTTCTCGGAGCAGGCCAGTCTGCTGGACCTGGACTTTGACCCCCTCCCACCTGTGGCAAGCCCTGTGAAGGCGCCCACGCCCTCTGGTCAG TCAATTCCGTGGGACCTCTGGGAG CCCACAGAGAGTCCAGCTGGCAGCCTGCCTTCCAGGGAGCCCAGCGCTGCCGAGGGCACCTTTGCCGTGGCCTGGCCCAGCCAGACGGCCGAGCCGGGGCCTGCCCAA CCAGCAGAGGCCTCGGAGGTGACGTGTGGGACCCACCCTGCGGCTGGAGCCCAGGAGCCCGGGGAGACAGCAAGTGAAGCAGCCTCC agctCTCTCCCGGCGGTGGTGGTGGAGACCTTCTCGGCGACTGTGAACGTGACGGTGGAGGCCAGCAGCGGGGCAGGGCGCCTGGACCTGCCCCCGGGGTTCATGTTCAAG GTGCAGGCCCAGCACGACTACACGGCCACTGACACGGACGAGCTGCAGCTCAAAGCTGGGGACGTGGTGCTGGTGATCCCCTTCCAGAACCCGGAGGAGCAG GATGAAGGCTGGCTCATGGGCGTGAAGGAGAGCGACTGGAATCTTTACAAGGAACTGGAGAAGTGCCGGGGCGTCTTCCCCGAGAATTTCACCGCGAGGGTGCAGTGA